From Deinococcus aquaedulcis, the proteins below share one genomic window:
- a CDS encoding alpha-hydroxy acid oxidase, translating to MPHADVPLSLDTAINLADLETLGRAALDQNALEYYASGANDEHTLRENRAAYARLRLRPRVLVDVETVDPSTQVLGLPLRSPIGIAPSAFHGLAHAEAERATARAAAHAQSVMTLSTFSNTPIEEVGQAAGGRLWFQLYLCRDRALSQGMIQRAEASGARALVFTVDAPYLGRREDNERHRFALPPHLHAPNVGPREWLAGVETDTGSQLANYFAHLVDKTFTWNDLDWLRAQTRLPIVLKGILTAEDAALAADHGAHVWVSNHGGRQLDTTVSSLEALPEIVDAVAGRTEVYLDGGVTRGTDVLKAVALGARAVFLGRAALWGLAAGGEAGVARTLDLLHEEFRLALALCGKPNVAALGADVVRRD from the coding sequence ATGCCCCACGCCGACGTACCCCTCAGCCTGGACACCGCGATCAATCTGGCCGACCTGGAGACCCTGGGGCGCGCGGCGCTGGACCAGAATGCGCTGGAATACTACGCCAGCGGCGCCAACGACGAGCACACCCTGCGCGAGAACCGCGCGGCCTACGCCCGCTTGCGGCTACGCCCGCGCGTGCTGGTGGATGTGGAAACGGTGGACCCCTCCACCCAGGTGCTGGGGTTGCCGCTGCGCAGCCCGATTGGCATTGCCCCCAGCGCCTTTCACGGCCTGGCCCACGCCGAGGCCGAACGTGCGACCGCCCGCGCCGCTGCCCACGCGCAGAGCGTAATGACCCTGAGCACCTTTTCCAACACGCCCATAGAAGAGGTGGGGCAGGCGGCGGGCGGGCGGCTGTGGTTTCAGCTGTACCTGTGCCGCGACCGGGCGCTGAGCCAGGGCATGATCCAGCGGGCCGAGGCCAGCGGCGCGCGGGCACTGGTCTTTACCGTGGACGCGCCGTACCTGGGCCGCCGCGAGGACAATGAGCGCCACCGCTTTGCCCTGCCGCCCCACCTGCACGCGCCCAACGTGGGGCCCCGCGAATGGCTGGCCGGGGTGGAAACCGACACCGGCTCGCAACTGGCGAACTATTTTGCCCACTTGGTGGACAAGACCTTTACCTGGAATGACCTGGACTGGCTGCGCGCCCAGACCCGGCTGCCTATTGTCCTGAAAGGCATTCTGACCGCTGAAGACGCCGCGCTGGCTGCCGACCACGGCGCACACGTGTGGGTCAGCAACCACGGGGGGCGCCAGCTGGACACCACCGTGAGCAGCCTGGAAGCCCTGCCCGAAATCGTGGACGCGGTGGCCGGGCGCACCGAGGTGTATCTGGACGGCGGCGTGACCCGGGGTACCGATGTGCTGAAAGCCGTGGCCCTGGGCGCCCGCGCCGTGTTCCTGGGCCGGGCGGCGCTGTGGGGACTGGCCGCCGGGGGCGAGGCCGGCGTGGCCCGCACCCTGGACCTGCTGCACGAAGAATTCCGGCTGGCCCTGGCCCTATGCGGCAAGCCCAACGTGGCCGCCCTGGGGGCAGACGTGGTGCGCCGGGACTAA
- a CDS encoding M42 family metallopeptidase codes for MPKTKKKAELPAPQATTPELRLDLLMALSDLPGVPGQEDAVRDFVLQELQGLADEVRVDALGNVIARRAARKSQKGERQERVMIAAHMDEIGFLVRFIDAQGYLRVQALGGFDPRNLFARNVTVHTRGGPLSGILTPGGKPVHIAGPEERKRIPEVREFFIDLGLGAEDVKAQVRVGDMVTLDQTARRVGNLVCGKAMDDRASVFLLLETLRALKDTAPKHEVIAVFSTQEEVGLRGAVTAAYGVQPTVGIGLDVTLAVDTPGAAPEDAVTRLGEGIGIKVFDSTMISHRALVDQFWDLAQKGGIPAQLEVLPLGGTDGAAIQRSRGGVPSVTLSLPTRYIHTVVEAVQVDDLRAGLNLLLAYLR; via the coding sequence GTGCCGAAAACCAAGAAGAAGGCTGAACTGCCCGCCCCCCAGGCCACCACGCCGGAGTTGCGGCTGGACCTCCTGATGGCCCTGTCCGACCTGCCCGGCGTGCCTGGGCAGGAAGACGCCGTGCGCGACTTCGTCTTGCAGGAATTGCAGGGCCTCGCCGACGAGGTGCGGGTGGACGCCCTGGGCAACGTGATTGCCCGCCGCGCCGCTCGCAAGAGTCAGAAAGGCGAGCGCCAAGAGCGCGTGATGATCGCCGCCCACATGGACGAGATTGGCTTTCTGGTGCGCTTTATTGACGCCCAGGGCTACCTGCGCGTGCAGGCGCTGGGCGGCTTTGATCCCCGCAACCTGTTCGCCCGCAACGTCACGGTGCACACCCGGGGCGGGCCCCTGAGCGGCATCCTGACCCCCGGTGGCAAGCCCGTGCACATCGCCGGCCCCGAGGAGCGCAAGAGAATCCCCGAGGTCCGCGAGTTCTTCATTGATCTGGGCCTGGGCGCCGAGGACGTCAAGGCCCAGGTGCGGGTGGGCGACATGGTCACCCTGGACCAGACCGCCCGCCGCGTGGGCAATCTGGTGTGCGGCAAGGCGATGGACGACCGCGCCAGCGTGTTCCTGCTGCTTGAAACCCTGCGCGCGCTGAAAGACACCGCGCCGAAACACGAGGTCATTGCGGTGTTCAGCACTCAGGAAGAGGTGGGCCTGCGCGGCGCCGTGACAGCGGCCTACGGCGTGCAGCCCACTGTGGGCATCGGTCTGGACGTGACCCTGGCCGTGGACACCCCTGGCGCCGCCCCCGAAGACGCCGTGACCCGCCTGGGCGAGGGCATTGGCATCAAGGTCTTTGACTCCACCATGATCTCGCACCGCGCCCTGGTGGACCAGTTCTGGGATCTGGCGCAGAAGGGCGGCATTCCCGCCCAGCTGGAAGTGCTGCCCCTGGGCGGCACCGACGGCGCGGCCATTCAGCGCAGCAGAGGGGGCGTGCCCAGCGTGACCCTCAGCCTGCCCACGCGGTATATCCACACGGTGGTGGAAGCCGTGCAGGTGGACGACCTGCGCGCTGGCCTGAACCTGCTGCTGGCCTACCTGCGTTAA
- a CDS encoding DUF427 domain-containing protein yields the protein MPPRPLPAGPGQESVWAYPRPPRLEHTSRRLQVWLGGMLVADTTQGFRVLETSHPPTYYLPRAAFVAGVLSPAPGRSVCEWKGEASYWTLSMGGRCEVAAGWSYERPTPAFAPLARAVAVYAGRMDDCRVDGVRVTPQPGGFYGGWITPDVVGPFKGEPGTWGW from the coding sequence ATGCCGCCGCGCCCCCTTCCCGCTGGTCCTGGTCAGGAAAGCGTCTGGGCCTATCCGCGCCCGCCCCGGCTGGAACACACGTCACGCCGACTGCAGGTGTGGCTGGGTGGCATGCTGGTGGCCGACACCACCCAGGGCTTTCGCGTGCTGGAAACCAGCCACCCGCCCACCTATTACCTGCCGCGCGCGGCTTTTGTGGCCGGGGTGCTCTCGCCCGCGCCGGGCCGCAGCGTGTGCGAATGGAAGGGCGAGGCCTCGTACTGGACCCTGAGCATGGGAGGCCGCTGTGAAGTCGCTGCCGGCTGGAGTTACGAGCGCCCCACGCCCGCTTTTGCGCCGCTGGCCAGGGCTGTGGCGGTGTATGCCGGGCGCATGGACGACTGCCGCGTGGACGGCGTGCGTGTAACCCCACAGCCCGGCGGCTTTTATGGCGGCTGGATCACGCCCGATGTGGTGGGGCCCTTCAAGGGCGAACCGGGCACCTGGGGCTGGTAA
- a CDS encoding 4Fe-4S dicluster domain-containing protein: MSYVITSRCAGVRDGACVQVCPVACIHDAGEQFVIDPDECIHCGACAVACPVGAIFFAPDLPEAHRDAAEFNRAFFR, encoded by the coding sequence ATGAGCTACGTGATCACTTCGCGGTGTGCCGGGGTTCGCGACGGGGCCTGCGTGCAGGTGTGCCCGGTGGCCTGCATTCACGACGCTGGCGAGCAGTTCGTGATCGACCCGGACGAATGCATCCACTGCGGGGCCTGCGCGGTCGCGTGCCCTGTCGGGGCCATCTTCTTCGCCCCAGACCTGCCCGAAGCCCACCGGGACGCCGCCGAGTTCAACCGCGCCTTTTTCCGCTGA
- a CDS encoding Crp/Fnr family transcriptional regulator, whose product MPDALSLLRRTPPFSGAAPGTLAALAGQAAPLTLARGQPLFRVGDPVDTLFIVADGSVRVYVVGAGGRELTLRLDGAHQPVELAAALGGQAQTAHAQALTPTLLLTLPALALTREVTRDPALAASALRHLARRAADSQRRLEALVLSGVGERLCTYLLACALPHPLPTNSELAALLGTVPEIVSRKLGELYRLGLIQWQGRTVTALDRAGLTERT is encoded by the coding sequence GTGCCCGACGCCCTGAGCCTGCTGCGCCGCACCCCGCCGTTTTCGGGGGCGGCCCCGGGCACCCTGGCCGCGCTGGCGGGGCAGGCCGCGCCGCTGACCCTGGCCCGGGGCCAGCCCCTGTTCCGTGTGGGCGACCCCGTGGACACCCTCTTCATCGTGGCCGACGGGAGCGTGCGGGTGTACGTGGTGGGCGCGGGCGGGCGCGAACTGACCCTGCGGCTGGACGGCGCGCACCAGCCGGTAGAACTGGCGGCAGCGCTGGGCGGGCAGGCGCAGACCGCGCACGCACAGGCGCTGACGCCCACCCTCCTGCTGACCCTACCCGCCCTGGCCCTGACGCGTGAGGTCACGCGTGACCCGGCGCTGGCGGCCTCGGCCCTTCGCCACCTTGCCCGGCGCGCGGCCGACAGCCAGCGCCGCCTGGAAGCCCTGGTGCTGAGCGGGGTGGGCGAGCGTCTGTGCACCTATCTGCTGGCCTGCGCCCTGCCCCACCCCCTACCCACCAACAGCGAACTGGCCGCGCTGCTGGGCACCGTGCCGGAGATCGTGAGCCGCAAGCTGGGCGAGCTGTACCGCCTGGGGCTCATCCAGTGGCAGGGGCGCACCGTGACCGCTCTGGACCGGGCGGGGCTGACCGAGCGCACCTGA
- a CDS encoding serine hydrolase, whose amino-acid sequence MRLPFLLPALLGLTLWAPGPAAAQSAPPPRMGWHEQYQRLVYDLPGRASWTIDRQPGEVRVRLSGAALPASTFTFEVPGDSVQAVVAPQTVTLTSLQGKALRLNVTLLAPAPGAAGRRLVLDLYPADTWTEYEPPLAGPCALGQGGQSVPYVPPAFATGQVGFYMAQLDPKTLAPLKVVSHQPDALFPLASTFKQLTLWAALRDVDAGRLNLNTRLAVTTSNRSIEFYRPGNRTLLDLATQMVVSSENTASDIVQLAVGPERLQAAARGFGTCATRVQVTTKTMWAAQAGLIPEVYGPDTLSWAQTLLTLPEAAQAGAAAQAVQASLRLSPERVQSDLEAYFRSPAYSPQLDVALQNRSTPREWASLVARLHLRGGLSPQSANLFRRLLAQSCCAPKGVTYRYWGSKAGSGWRLVTLSGLLQLPGGETFAYAYFNHGSDVVDSPDIERQLPQIARYVWNTAQRLHATR is encoded by the coding sequence GTGCGCCTGCCTTTTCTTCTGCCTGCGTTGCTGGGGCTGACCCTCTGGGCCCCGGGGCCCGCCGCCGCCCAGAGCGCGCCCCCTCCCCGCATGGGCTGGCACGAGCAGTACCAGCGCCTGGTGTACGACCTGCCCGGCCGCGCGAGCTGGACCATAGACCGCCAGCCCGGCGAGGTCCGGGTGCGGCTGAGTGGCGCGGCGCTGCCCGCCAGCACCTTCACGTTCGAGGTGCCCGGCGACAGCGTGCAGGCCGTGGTGGCCCCCCAGACGGTCACCCTGACCAGTCTGCAGGGCAAGGCGCTGCGCCTGAACGTGACCCTGCTGGCCCCGGCGCCGGGCGCGGCGGGGCGGCGGCTGGTGCTGGACCTGTACCCGGCCGACACGTGGACCGAGTACGAGCCGCCGCTGGCGGGGCCGTGTGCGCTGGGCCAGGGCGGCCAGAGCGTCCCCTACGTGCCCCCGGCCTTTGCCACCGGACAGGTGGGCTTTTACATGGCGCAGCTGGACCCGAAGACGCTGGCGCCGCTGAAGGTGGTCTCGCACCAGCCGGACGCCCTGTTTCCGCTGGCCAGCACCTTCAAGCAGCTGACGCTGTGGGCCGCGCTGCGCGATGTGGACGCCGGGCGCCTGAACCTGAACACCCGCTTGGCGGTCACGACCAGCAACCGCTCTATTGAGTTTTACCGCCCCGGAAACCGCACCCTGCTGGACCTCGCCACCCAGATGGTGGTCAGCAGTGAGAACACGGCTTCAGACATCGTGCAGCTGGCGGTGGGCCCAGAGCGGCTGCAGGCGGCGGCGCGCGGGTTTGGCACCTGCGCCACGCGCGTGCAGGTGACCACCAAAACCATGTGGGCGGCCCAGGCGGGCCTGATCCCCGAGGTCTACGGCCCAGACACCCTGTCCTGGGCCCAGACACTACTGACCCTGCCTGAAGCGGCGCAGGCCGGGGCCGCCGCCCAGGCCGTGCAGGCCAGCCTGCGCCTGAGCCCAGAGCGGGTGCAGAGTGACCTGGAAGCCTATTTTCGCAGCCCGGCCTACAGCCCGCAGCTGGACGTGGCGCTGCAAAACCGCAGCACCCCGCGCGAGTGGGCCTCGCTGGTCGCGCGGCTCCACCTGCGCGGCGGGCTCAGCCCCCAGAGTGCCAACCTGTTTCGCCGTCTGCTGGCCCAGAGTTGCTGCGCACCCAAAGGGGTGACGTACCGGTACTGGGGCAGCAAGGCGGGCAGCGGCTGGCGGCTGGTGACCCTCAGCGGCCTGCTGCAGCTGCCGGGCGGCGAAACCTTCGCCTACGCCTATTTCAACCACGGCTCGGATGTGGTGGACAGCCCGGACATAGAGCGGCAGCTGCCGCAGATCGCCCGCTACGTGTGGAACACGGCGCAGCGGCTGCACGCCACGCGCTGA
- the pth gene encoding aminoacyl-tRNA hydrolase translates to MKLVVGLGNPGAGYAQTRHNVGWLVVDELARRAGATWRKEGKDAEVAEVRLGPAPGEKVLLVKPQTFMNASGKAVVPLLSFYKLDPAALLVVQDDLDSPFGLLKFRMGGRHGGQNGVRDIIRLLGHDAFPRLKIGINRPPSGWAVSDWVLSKWQAEEAPTVAELVRLGAGAVEVWAVAGLSEAQGQFNGTDLRPKPPAPPAAVPEPTGGAHTEGRAENQEEG, encoded by the coding sequence TTGAAGCTGGTGGTGGGCCTGGGCAACCCAGGCGCCGGGTACGCCCAGACCCGGCACAACGTGGGCTGGCTGGTGGTGGATGAACTGGCCCGCCGCGCTGGGGCGACATGGCGCAAAGAGGGCAAGGACGCCGAGGTGGCCGAGGTCCGGCTGGGCCCGGCCCCCGGTGAAAAGGTGCTGCTGGTCAAGCCACAGACCTTCATGAACGCCTCGGGCAAGGCGGTGGTGCCGCTGCTGTCCTTTTACAAGCTGGACCCCGCCGCGCTGCTGGTGGTGCAAGACGACCTCGACAGCCCCTTTGGCCTGCTGAAATTTCGCATGGGCGGGCGCCACGGCGGCCAGAACGGGGTGCGCGACATCATCCGCCTGCTGGGCCACGACGCCTTTCCCCGCCTGAAAATCGGCATCAACCGTCCGCCCAGCGGCTGGGCGGTGAGCGACTGGGTGCTCAGCAAATGGCAGGCCGAGGAAGCGCCGACCGTGGCCGAACTGGTGCGCCTGGGCGCGGGTGCGGTGGAGGTGTGGGCCGTGGCTGGGCTGTCCGAAGCACAGGGACAGTTCAACGGCACCGACCTGCGCCCGAAGCCGCCTGCCCCCCCAGCAGCGGTCCCGGAGCCGACAGGGGGGGCGCATACTGAGGGCCGTGCCGAAAACCAAGAAGAAGGCTGA
- a CDS encoding DoxX family protein, whose product MTQGGWPRAFARTLLGLALIGAGVSHLTTLRQDFQAQVPDWVPLDKDFVVLASGVVEIGLGAALLALPRQRVTVGWVVAAFFVAIFPGNISQYLTRTDAFGLNTDQARLTRLFFQPLLVLWALWSTGAWPRPRAGGR is encoded by the coding sequence GTGACCCAGGGAGGCTGGCCGCGCGCCTTCGCCCGCACGCTGCTGGGGCTGGCGCTGATCGGCGCGGGTGTCAGCCACCTCACCACGCTGCGCCAGGACTTTCAGGCCCAGGTGCCGGACTGGGTGCCGCTGGACAAGGATTTTGTGGTGCTGGCCTCCGGCGTGGTGGAAATCGGCCTGGGCGCCGCCCTGCTGGCCCTGCCCCGCCAGCGGGTCACGGTGGGGTGGGTGGTGGCCGCCTTTTTCGTGGCTATCTTCCCTGGCAACATCTCGCAGTACCTCACCCGCACCGATGCGTTTGGGCTCAACACAGATCAGGCGCGGCTGACCCGCCTGTTTTTTCAGCCGCTGCTGGTGCTGTGGGCCCTGTGGTCCACCGGGGCATGGCCCAGGCCGCGCGCCGGGGGGCGCTGA
- a CDS encoding putative bifunctional diguanylate cyclase/phosphodiesterase — protein sequence MPPADAGPDPSPNGAGLAEAVLGVTDTLVVVLDPAGRVVRFNPACERLTGLTFEEVRGQVLWPFVLAPEEVAGVTAAFAALTAGDFPGRYENHWRAASGERRYILWSNTALLDPAGEVALVVATGMDVTAERQAEQARQESEAQFRVVFDQSADGLVLLDPHDPQVPWRIVDCNAAFCAMNGYAREELLGQSIDLLHPEPLMARRGPELLAWIRAQQPVHGEGEHRHKDGHVFPVETASSTVLVGGREHVLGQDRDISGRRQAQAQLEALAERLAFEAQHDALTGLPNRARLLDRLALELRRAERTGRAVAVMFIDLDGFKRVNDTLGHAAGDALLREVAARLQACVRPSDTVARLGGDEFVAVVSDLESPQDAARVAGRLQAALAPPVVLGGTPLSVRSSLGIALHPPDSAVPDDLLRQADMAMYQAKREGKNATRFFAPTLDTAAHTQLRIEGRLRRALEAPAAGGLHLHYQPQVDARSGAPVGFEALLRWTDAELGAVSPARFIPVAEDSGLISALGAWVLDEACRQVAAWGLQVPVAVNVSPLEVSQEEFLGTVYATLRRHGLGGPAIKLELTERLAVRDLQLAARRLSQLRALGVHLSLDDFGTGQSSVSTLLHLPVDELKLDRSLILGVADSALDRRVVGALLALARGLNLRVVVEGVETQAQLAALRDLGCETVQGYLTGRPAPPEALASVVAQAR from the coding sequence ATGCCTCCTGCCGACGCGGGCCCCGACCCCTCGCCCAACGGCGCCGGGCTGGCCGAGGCGGTGCTGGGCGTCACCGATACGCTAGTGGTGGTGCTGGACCCGGCCGGGCGCGTGGTGCGCTTCAACCCGGCCTGCGAGCGCCTGACAGGCCTGACTTTCGAGGAGGTGCGTGGGCAGGTGCTGTGGCCCTTTGTGCTGGCGCCCGAGGAAGTGGCCGGGGTCACGGCGGCCTTCGCGGCGCTGACAGCGGGGGATTTCCCAGGGCGATACGAGAACCACTGGCGGGCGGCGTCCGGCGAGCGGCGCTACATCCTCTGGTCGAATACCGCCCTGCTGGACCCGGCCGGCGAGGTGGCGCTGGTGGTGGCCACCGGCATGGACGTGACCGCCGAGCGGCAGGCCGAGCAGGCCCGCCAGGAAAGCGAGGCGCAGTTCCGGGTGGTGTTCGACCAATCGGCCGACGGACTGGTGCTGCTGGACCCGCACGACCCCCAGGTGCCCTGGCGCATCGTGGACTGCAACGCGGCGTTCTGCGCCATGAACGGCTACGCCCGCGAGGAACTGCTGGGCCAGTCCATCGACCTGCTGCACCCCGAACCGCTGATGGCGCGCCGTGGCCCAGAACTGCTGGCCTGGATTCGCGCCCAGCAGCCGGTCCACGGCGAGGGTGAGCACCGCCACAAAGATGGGCATGTGTTCCCCGTGGAAACCGCCAGCAGCACCGTGCTGGTGGGCGGGCGCGAACATGTGCTGGGCCAGGACCGCGACATCTCCGGGCGGCGTCAGGCGCAGGCGCAACTCGAAGCCCTGGCCGAACGCCTCGCCTTTGAAGCGCAGCACGACGCCCTGACTGGCCTGCCCAACCGCGCGCGGCTGCTGGACCGTCTGGCCCTGGAGCTGCGCCGCGCCGAGCGCACGGGCCGCGCCGTGGCGGTGATGTTCATTGACCTGGACGGCTTCAAGCGGGTGAACGACACCCTGGGTCACGCGGCGGGCGACGCCCTGCTGCGCGAGGTGGCCGCCCGGCTGCAGGCGTGCGTGCGCCCCAGCGACACCGTAGCCCGGCTGGGCGGCGACGAGTTCGTGGCGGTGGTCTCCGATCTGGAGAGCCCTCAGGACGCCGCGCGGGTGGCGGGGCGGCTGCAGGCGGCCCTGGCCCCGCCCGTGGTGCTGGGCGGCACCCCCCTGAGCGTGCGCAGTTCGCTGGGCATTGCGCTGCACCCCCCCGACAGCGCCGTGCCCGACGATCTGCTGCGGCAGGCCGACATGGCGATGTACCAGGCCAAGCGGGAAGGCAAGAACGCCACGCGCTTTTTTGCGCCCACCCTGGACACCGCCGCCCACACCCAGCTGCGCATTGAGGGCCGCCTGCGCCGCGCGCTGGAGGCCCCGGCGGCAGGCGGGCTGCACCTGCACTACCAGCCGCAGGTGGACGCCCGCAGCGGCGCCCCGGTGGGCTTCGAGGCCCTGCTGCGCTGGACCGACGCCGAACTGGGCGCCGTGTCCCCGGCGCGCTTTATTCCGGTGGCCGAGGACTCCGGGCTGATCTCGGCGCTGGGCGCCTGGGTGCTGGACGAGGCCTGCCGGCAGGTGGCCGCCTGGGGGTTGCAGGTGCCGGTGGCGGTGAATGTCTCGCCGCTGGAGGTCTCGCAGGAAGAGTTTCTGGGCACGGTCTACGCCACCCTGCGCCGCCACGGCCTGGGTGGGCCGGCCATCAAGCTGGAACTCACCGAGCGGCTGGCGGTGCGCGACCTGCAGCTGGCGGCGCGGCGCCTCTCGCAGCTGCGGGCGCTGGGCGTGCACCTCTCGCTGGACGATTTCGGCACCGGGCAGTCCTCGGTGTCCACGCTGCTGCACCTGCCAGTGGACGAATTGAAGCTGGACCGCTCCCTGATTCTGGGCGTGGCCGATTCCGCGCTGGACCGGCGGGTGGTGGGCGCGCTGCTGGCCCTGGCACGCGGCCTGAACCTGCGCGTGGTGGTCGAAGGCGTGGAAACCCAGGCCCAGCTGGCCGCCCTGCGCGACCTGGGCTGCGAAACCGTGCAGGGGTACCTGACCGGCCGCCCCGCGCCGCCAGAGGCCCTGGCCAGCGTGGTGGCCCAGGCCCGCTGA